TAATCGACCTCGTTGTTGTTTCAGAAGACCGCCCTGCCAGGCGGTTTTTTTATGCCTGCGATTTTTCCCTACTGGTTAAATTCACAGCCAATTCAAGTGGCTACTGGCAAGACATCAGAGGGCGGACAATTCATCTCACCCCTTGCCCCCCTTCTGCTGCTCGAAAGGGTTAATCGGCTGGCTTCTGGGATGGAAACGGGCGCTGCTCTTGTGCTGACAAGCTGCCATCCTCTTCGATGGTCACGTACACATCACGACCTACGCGTATCGCCTTGCTTAAGGCGCCCTGAGTACAGCCGAGAAGCTGCGCGGCCTTTGTGTGTCCGCGCTCCTTGGCAAATTCGGTAAGTGGGATTCGGCGCATTGCGGCGGCCTCTACATAGATTTCGCCACAAGTATGACCGGCGGTATTGTTTGCAGTCAATACCGGCGATATTGGTTAAGTAAATACCGTGGGTAATAACATCACTCAATGAAAAAAGATTCCCGACGGCTACCGCTATCAGACTGGCAGCTGCAAGACAGCGTCCGCCTGAAAACCCTCTTCCAAGCAAAACGCGGGGAGCTGAAGCTCACTCAAGAGAAACTTGCAGCCGAACTCGGTGATGGCGTAACCCAAGGCGCTGTGAGCCACTTCATGAACGGGCGCACCGCGCTCAGCGTTAACGCAGCGGTGGTTTTCGCAAAAGCGCTTCAGGTCCCTGTGTCAGATATCAGTCCGACTTTGGCCGCCCAGATCGAGAAGATGGCCGCATCGCTCCCTGATGTGCGACCCTCCTATCAAGGGGTAGAGGAAATCCGCATTCCTCCGCGAAGTTTCGATCTTCGGAATGATCCTGGCTATACGGGCGTACTGCAGTTGACCGCGAGAGGATCTACCGGTGATGGAGATGACAATCCCCACGTCGAGATTCGCGGCATTATGGCTTTCAAGTCTTCCTGGCTGCGCGCCAACAACCTCAACCCGCGCCACTTGGACGTCATTTATGCGAACGGCCACAGCATGGAGCCGACCATCAATGACGGTGACGTGCTACTAGTGGATGAGTCGAAGAT
This portion of the Pseudomonas sp. MRSN 12121 genome encodes:
- a CDS encoding Cro/CI family transcriptional regulator, with amino-acid sequence MRRIPLTEFAKERGHTKAAQLLGCTQGALSKAIRVGRDVYVTIEEDGSLSAQEQRPFPSQKPAD
- a CDS encoding LexA family transcriptional regulator; the encoded protein is MKKDSRRLPLSDWQLQDSVRLKTLFQAKRGELKLTQEKLAAELGDGVTQGAVSHFMNGRTALSVNAAVVFAKALQVPVSDISPTLAAQIEKMAASLPDVRPSYQGVEEIRIPPRSFDLRNDPGYTGVLQLTARGSTGDGDDNPHVEIRGIMAFKSSWLRANNLNPRHLDVIYANGHSMEPTINDGDVLLVDESKIEPKDGQIFAMQSESKGTIVKRLVKSDFDGWIIRSDNQDKARYGDEILRDGEINEMRIIGRVVWRGGML